TCGGTTTTAAGCAATGATACTAATTCTTTAACCTGATCAGCAGTTTCACCTTCCAAAACTTTACCTGCTTGCTTTTCAGGTGGAAGGAAAATTTCAGTTGTTTTCGTTTTAGGCTCCACATCGTCTTCCTCTAAATCTAAATCATCCAGTTCAAGCTCTTCTAATGGCTTTTTCTTCGCTTTCATAATACCCGGCAAGGATGGATAGCGCGGCTCATTCAAACCTTGCTGGCACGTAACAAGCAGCGGAAGCGAGGTTTCTACTTTCTCTACATCTCCCTCGACATCTCGGTCTATGGTAACAGTGGTTCCGTCAATTTCTATTTTTGTAATGGTCGTAACACAAGGCATATCAAGTCTTTCAGCCAATCGAGGCCCTACTTGCCCGCTTGCCTCATCAATAGCTACATTTCCCCCCAGGATAAGATCTACATCACGGTCAGAGAAGAAAGCTTCCAGGATTTTCACCGTAGTAAACTGATCTCCTTCCTCTAAATCGTCTTCTGTATTAATAAGAACGGCCTGATCAGCTCCCATGGCTAATGCTGTCCGTAATTGTTTCTCTGCATCCTCTTCACCAATTGTTACTACAGTAACCTCTCCTCCGTGTTCATCACGAATCTTAATTGCTTCTTCCACCGCATATTCATCATAAGGGTTGATAATATATTCTGCGCTATCATCCTCAATCTTTCCATTAGCTACCGTTATCTTTTCTTCTGTATCAAAGGTTCTTTTAAGTAAGACAAAAATGTTCATTTACATAACCTCCTGGACTATTTATCTTTAAATTCCGGTTTTCTTTTTTCTATAAAAGCTTGAATGCCTTCCTTGGCATCCTCATTGCCAAAAACTTCTCCAAATGCTGAAGCTTCCGCGTTTACGCCTTCACTAAACGTGGATGTATGAGCATAGGGGATCAAGTTCATCACCTGATTAATCGCCGGTCCGCTTTTAGAAGCAATCGTACGAGCCAGCTTTTCAGCTTGTTCAAATACTTCTTCACCCGGAAAACTTTGATTGGCCAAACCGAGTGAAGCAGCTTCACTTCCCGATATTGGAACGCCTGTTAATATCATCTCATATGCTTTAGGAGCTCCAACATATCTTGGCAGTCGCTGAGTTCCGGCAAACCCTGGTACAATCCCAAGGTTGATTTCAGGCAGACCAATCTTTGCGTCATCTGCC
The Halobacillus halophilus DSM 2266 DNA segment above includes these coding regions:
- a CDS encoding electron transfer flavoprotein subunit beta/FixA family protein, with the protein product MNIFVLLKRTFDTEEKITVANGKIEDDSAEYIINPYDEYAVEEAIKIRDEHGGEVTVVTIGEEDAEKQLRTALAMGADQAVLINTEDDLEEGDQFTTVKILEAFFSDRDVDLILGGNVAIDEASGQVGPRLAERLDMPCVTTITKIEIDGTTVTIDRDVEGDVEKVETSLPLLVTCQQGLNEPRYPSLPGIMKAKKKPLEELELDDLDLEEDDVEPKTKTTEIFLPPEKQAGKVLEGETADQVKELVSLLKTEAKVL
- a CDS encoding enoyl-CoA hydratase; translation: MSTLTLQVKEQVAEITIQSPPANALSSTILQDLSEEMDRIEQDESIKAILLKGEGKFFSAGADIKEFTSLQGASDYEGLSSKGQELFNRIENFHIPVIAAIHGAALGGGLELAMACHIRYVADDAKIGLPEINLGIVPGFAGTQRLPRYVGAPKAYEMILTGVPISGSEAASLGLANQSFPGEEVFEQAEKLARTIASKSGPAINQVMNLIPYAHTSTFSEGVNAEASAFGEVFGNEDAKEGIQAFIEKRKPEFKDK